The following coding sequences lie in one Apteryx mantelli isolate bAptMan1 chromosome 6, bAptMan1.hap1, whole genome shotgun sequence genomic window:
- the B3GALT1 gene encoding beta-1,3-galactosyltransferase 1: MASKVSCLYVLTVVCWASALWYLSITRPTSSYTGHRQFNSISIARKNVSFGNIRTRPINPHSFDFLINEPNKCEKSVPFLVILISTTHKEFDARQAIRETWGDENNFKGIKIATLFLLGKNADPVLNQMVEQESQIFHDIIVEDFIDSYHNLTLKTLMGMRWVATFCSKAKYVMKTDSDIFVNMDNLIYKLLKPNTKPRRRYFTGYVINGGPIRDVRSKWYMPRDLYPDSNYPPFCSGTGYIFSADVAELIYKTSLHTRLLHLEDVYVGLCLRKLGIHPFQNSGFNHWKMAYSLCRYRRVITVHQITPEEMHRIWNDMSSKKHLRC, from the coding sequence ATGGCTTCAAAGGTCTCATGCTTATACGTTTTGACAGTAgtttgctgggcaagtgctctTTGGTACTTAAGTATAACTCGTCCTACTTCTTCCTACACTGGCCACAGACAGTTCAATAGCATATCAATAGCCAGAAAAAACGTCTCCTTTGGCAATATAAGAACTCGACCTATTAATCCACATTCATTTGACTTTCTTATCAACGAACCCAATAAATGTGAGAAGAGTGTCCCTTTCTTGGTCATTCTTATCAGCACAACTCACAAAGAATTTGATGCAAGGCAAGCAATTCGAGAAACGTGGGGAGATGAGAACAACTTCAAAGGAATTAAAATTGCCACGCTATTTCTTCTTGGAAAAAATGCAGATCCTGTGCTAAATCAAATGGTAGAGCAAGAAAGCCAAATTTTTCATGATATTATCGTGGAGGATTTTATTGACTCTTATCATAACCTCACTCTGAAAACTTTAATGGGGATGAGGTGGGTAGCAACATTTTGttcaaaagcaaaatatgttaTGAAGACAGACAGTGATATTTTTGTAAACATGGATAATCTTATTTACAAGCTGCTCAAACCCAACACCAAGCCAAGGAGAAGGTACTTTACCGGTTATGTTATAAATGGAGGACCAATAAGAGATGTTCGCAGTAAATGGTACATGCCTAGAGATTTGTATCCTGATAGCAATTACCCACCATTCTGTTCAGGCACTGGCTACATTTTTTCAGCTGATGTAGCAGAACTAATTTACAAAACCTCCCTTCACACCAGACTTCTTCATCTTGAAGACGTGTATGTAGGACTCTGTCTTCGGAAGCTTGGCATTCACCCCTTCCAAAACAGTGGCTTCAATCACTGGAAAATGGCCTATAGCTTGTGTAGGTACCGCAGAGTGATTACAGTGCACCAGATAACGCCAGAAGAAATGCACAGAATTTGGAATGACATGTCAAGCAAGAAACATCTCAGATGTTAa